A region of Myxococcaceae bacterium JPH2 DNA encodes the following proteins:
- a CDS encoding ester cyclase, translated as MPRSLLLSCICLMTACATPRIERASTVPTDPKAAARRFYATLETAIHTGNVSLLDDLLLPDVIDHNPDPNMKPGREGIKAAFAGLRAAFPDVRFQVEEVFSEGDKVACRVTTHATHRGPFLGFAATGRPIAYSVIDILRFTADGRLIERWGLVDEASLRQQLSAGPAPAH; from the coding sequence ATGCCGCGCTCCCTGCTGCTGTCCTGCATCTGTCTGATGACTGCGTGTGCCACGCCTCGTATTGAAAGGGCCTCCACCGTGCCGACCGACCCCAAGGCCGCTGCGCGACGCTTCTACGCGACGCTCGAAACCGCGATCCATACGGGCAATGTCTCGCTGCTCGATGACCTCCTGCTCCCGGACGTCATCGACCACAACCCGGATCCGAACATGAAGCCCGGGCGCGAAGGCATCAAGGCGGCGTTCGCGGGCCTCCGCGCGGCCTTCCCCGATGTGCGGTTCCAAGTGGAGGAGGTGTTCTCGGAGGGAGACAAGGTCGCGTGTCGCGTAACGACCCATGCGACGCACCGAGGCCCATTCCTGGGGTTCGCGGCGACCGGCCGCCCCATCGCCTACTCCGTCATCGACATCCTGCGATTCACCGCCGATGGCAGACTCATCGAGCGTTGGGGACTCGTCGACGAAGCCAGCCTGAGGCAACAGCTCAGCGCGGGTCCTGCTCCGGCCCACTGA
- a CDS encoding glutamine cyclotransferase, producing MDKPRDDEDTQPAELLREYGPFSGPPFVHGVTHDGEHVWFANGESLRAMDPVTGNLERSFTVPCDAGTAFDGEHLFQLGEGCIRKLDPKTGRVLKTLPAPGQVQASGLAWAEGSLWMGQYRSRTILQVDPETGAVLRTLQSNRFVTGVTWVDGELWHGTWEDGASEIRRIDPDDGRVLTRLSMPEGKNVSGLESDGRDTFYAGGGASGMVRAVKRPSRPRR from the coding sequence ATGGACAAGCCCCGCGACGACGAGGACACGCAGCCGGCCGAACTCCTTCGCGAGTACGGCCCCTTCTCCGGGCCCCCCTTCGTTCATGGCGTCACCCACGATGGCGAGCATGTCTGGTTCGCCAACGGCGAGTCACTTCGCGCCATGGACCCCGTGACGGGCAACCTGGAGCGCTCCTTCACCGTTCCCTGCGACGCTGGCACCGCGTTCGATGGCGAGCACCTCTTCCAACTCGGCGAAGGGTGCATCCGGAAGCTCGACCCCAAGACGGGCCGGGTCCTCAAGACCTTGCCCGCTCCAGGCCAGGTCCAGGCCTCGGGCCTCGCCTGGGCCGAAGGCTCGCTCTGGATGGGGCAGTACCGGAGCCGCACCATCCTTCAGGTGGATCCAGAGACCGGCGCGGTCCTGCGCACCCTCCAGTCGAATCGCTTCGTCACCGGCGTGACGTGGGTGGACGGCGAGCTGTGGCACGGCACCTGGGAGGACGGCGCGAGCGAGATTCGCCGCATCGACCCCGATGACGGCCGCGTGCTCACCCGCTTGTCCATGCCCGAGGGCAAGAACGTCTCAGGGCTCGAATCCGACGGCCGAGACACGTTCTACGCAGGCGGCGGCGCGAGCGGAATGGTGCGCGCCGTGAAGCGCCCCTCGCGCCCTCGCCGCTGA
- a CDS encoding helix-turn-helix domain-containing protein translates to MDGVVTEAARALRAGDPLGALKRVALREDAQALALRGVAMAQLGDFSKASQLLRRAARAYGSREVLARARCALAEAEVALAARELKGPDRALAAALRTFTEHGDADNARYARLLQARRALLLGRIDEAARALKALEPRGASAMAVAVTGLLEFEVALRQGSVSNARRALDRGWAAATHARIPALRAEFEHAERLLVMPAARLLEKGSARPLVLKDVEAVLASGQFVVDGCRRLVRQGPDSVALASRPVLFELLRTLAEAWPGAAARDVLIANAFAVRTANATHRARLRVELGRLRTLLRGLAEVRATPEGYSLSLEGTQEVRLLAPPVEGPDAAVLALLSDGEHWSTSALALALGASQRTVQRSLVALEDSGRVHRLGRGRALRWGAPPVSDFTTLLLLPALP, encoded by the coding sequence ATGGATGGGGTCGTCACCGAGGCGGCAAGGGCACTGCGGGCGGGAGATCCGTTGGGCGCGCTCAAGCGCGTGGCCCTGCGCGAGGACGCGCAGGCACTGGCCCTCCGGGGCGTGGCGATGGCGCAGTTGGGGGACTTCTCCAAGGCGAGTCAGTTGTTGCGCCGGGCCGCGCGCGCATACGGCTCACGGGAGGTGCTCGCGCGGGCACGGTGTGCGCTGGCCGAAGCGGAGGTGGCGCTCGCGGCGCGTGAGCTGAAGGGGCCGGATCGGGCGCTTGCCGCCGCGCTGCGCACGTTCACGGAGCATGGCGACGCGGACAACGCGCGCTACGCCCGATTGCTCCAGGCGCGGCGCGCGTTGTTGTTGGGGCGCATCGACGAGGCTGCCCGGGCGCTCAAGGCGCTGGAGCCTCGGGGGGCCTCGGCGATGGCCGTGGCGGTGACAGGTCTGTTGGAGTTCGAGGTGGCGTTGCGCCAAGGGTCGGTATCGAACGCGCGTCGGGCCTTGGACCGAGGCTGGGCCGCCGCGACGCACGCGCGGATCCCCGCGCTTCGAGCGGAGTTCGAGCACGCCGAGCGACTCCTGGTGATGCCCGCCGCGAGGCTCCTGGAGAAGGGCAGTGCACGGCCGCTCGTCTTGAAGGACGTGGAGGCGGTGCTGGCCTCGGGGCAGTTCGTGGTGGACGGGTGTCGGCGTCTCGTGCGCCAGGGCCCGGACTCGGTCGCGCTGGCCTCCCGGCCGGTGCTGTTCGAATTGCTCCGAACCTTGGCGGAGGCCTGGCCGGGCGCGGCGGCGCGAGACGTGTTGATTGCGAATGCCTTCGCCGTGAGGACTGCGAACGCCACGCATCGGGCAAGGTTGAGGGTCGAGCTGGGACGGCTGCGTACGTTGTTGCGAGGGCTCGCCGAGGTTCGAGCGACGCCGGAGGGATACAGTCTGTCATTGGAGGGAACGCAAGAGGTGAGGCTCCTCGCGCCTCCTGTGGAGGGACCGGACGCGGCGGTATTGGCATTGCTGTCCGACGGGGAGCACTGGTCGACCTCGGCGCTCGCGCTCGCGCTGGGGGCAAGCCAGCGAACCGTTCAGCGTTCCTTGGTGGCACTGGAGGACTCTGGGCGGGTGCACCGACTGGGGCGCGGGCGTGCGCTGCGTTGGGGCGCGCCACCCGTCAGCGACTTCACGACCCTGCTCCTGTTGCCGGCGCTGCCCTGA
- a CDS encoding thioredoxin family protein, translated as MHVKTESRSEWLAARKELLAKEKALTQMNDELSAARREMPWLRVETDYAFEGPNGRETLSQLFAGRSQLIVYHFMFAPEWDVGCKSCSFWADSFNGVFDHVQARDATFLAISRAPLEQLQKYQQRMGWRFKWVSSHDSTFNFDFQVSFTPDDVARGTATYNYSPFQHNQPDMPGFSVFSKDSSGAVFHTYSTFARGIERVNAAYQLIDLLPKGRDENPSGHPMSWLRRRDEYGR; from the coding sequence ATGCACGTCAAGACAGAGTCGAGAAGTGAGTGGCTGGCCGCGCGCAAGGAACTCCTCGCCAAGGAGAAGGCCCTCACGCAGATGAACGACGAGCTGAGCGCGGCTCGCCGAGAGATGCCCTGGCTCCGCGTGGAGACGGACTACGCGTTCGAAGGCCCCAACGGACGCGAGACGCTCTCCCAGCTCTTCGCCGGACGCAGCCAGCTCATCGTCTATCACTTCATGTTCGCGCCCGAGTGGGACGTCGGGTGCAAGAGCTGCAGCTTCTGGGCGGACTCCTTCAACGGAGTCTTCGACCACGTCCAAGCGCGTGACGCGACGTTCCTCGCCATCTCGCGGGCGCCCCTGGAGCAACTCCAGAAGTATCAGCAGCGCATGGGCTGGCGCTTCAAGTGGGTGTCGTCGCACGACAGCACCTTCAACTTCGACTTCCAGGTGTCCTTCACACCCGACGACGTCGCGCGCGGAACGGCCACCTACAACTACAGCCCGTTTCAGCACAACCAGCCCGACATGCCTGGGTTCAGCGTGTTCTCGAAGGACTCCAGCGGAGCGGTCTTCCACACCTACTCGACCTTCGCGCGCGGCATCGAGAGAGTGAACGCCGCCTATCAGCTCATCGACCTGCTCCCCAAGGGACGCGATGAGAATCCCTCGGGCCACCCCATGTCTTGGTTGCGCCGCCGAGACGAGTATGGACGGTAA
- a CDS encoding DUF2254 domain-containing protein — MGTQVLPRHRARSGRVSRARASVLSPFRGWVRHRLGFQTLLGAGVGAFLGVLLVNPPGPVARVLSGVAWQATAPEARQMLSTVLGIALTSLSIVLSLSMIVVQSAAGQYSPRLLRHFVHGVGFRWVIPVFVATSVFCLVSAHMFGFIETDARAPRPALAVALLLLVVCEVALIAHVLHMLQLMRVENLTRLVREDTLEVARKLELLRVDDVEPPPPASPRPRGAWSLRSPRDGFIATVDAHALLAVAESHRLMVHLERAVGEPVVQGEALGWVEEEGPPARREEPSSRLLHAIRLDHWRDGDMDIALGVRQLVDVAVRALSPGVNDPYTAVEAVDQLTFLLCSLSQLRLGRRVLADSAGVPRVYLQGLSLGDYRELVTDPTLRYGASEPAVVLRLLRMVAAMGQRSREASEREATPDVLRSILAAAEQASPGAPWLPLLHRHAQALLSALQGAPWPPIPAIGF; from the coding sequence ATGGGCACCCAGGTGCTGCCTCGACACAGGGCTCGGTCCGGGCGTGTCTCCCGGGCTCGGGCCTCCGTCCTCTCTCCGTTCCGTGGGTGGGTGCGCCATCGGTTGGGGTTCCAGACCTTGCTCGGCGCGGGCGTGGGCGCCTTCCTGGGCGTCCTCCTCGTGAATCCTCCCGGCCCCGTGGCCCGCGTGCTGAGCGGAGTGGCGTGGCAGGCGACCGCTCCCGAGGCGCGGCAGATGCTCTCCACCGTGCTGGGCATCGCGCTGACCTCGCTGAGCATCGTCCTCTCGCTGTCGATGATTGTCGTGCAGAGCGCGGCGGGGCAGTACTCCCCGCGCTTGCTGCGCCACTTCGTGCACGGCGTGGGCTTTCGCTGGGTCATCCCCGTCTTTGTCGCCACCAGCGTCTTCTGTCTGGTGTCGGCCCACATGTTCGGGTTCATCGAGACCGATGCGCGTGCGCCTCGCCCAGCGCTCGCCGTGGCGCTCCTGCTGCTCGTCGTCTGCGAGGTCGCGCTCATCGCGCATGTGCTGCACATGCTCCAGCTCATGCGCGTGGAGAACCTGACCCGGCTCGTGCGCGAGGACACGTTGGAGGTGGCTCGGAAGCTCGAACTCTTGCGCGTGGATGACGTGGAGCCGCCACCTCCCGCCAGTCCGCGCCCGCGTGGAGCGTGGTCCCTGCGGAGCCCACGCGACGGCTTCATCGCCACCGTCGATGCACATGCGCTCCTGGCCGTGGCCGAGTCACACCGGCTGATGGTCCATCTGGAGCGCGCCGTAGGGGAGCCGGTGGTGCAAGGAGAGGCCCTCGGCTGGGTCGAAGAGGAAGGCCCGCCGGCGCGACGCGAGGAGCCCTCGTCCCGGCTGCTTCACGCCATTCGGTTGGACCATTGGCGAGACGGCGACATGGACATCGCCTTGGGCGTGCGCCAGTTGGTGGACGTGGCGGTCAGGGCGCTGTCCCCTGGCGTCAACGACCCGTACACCGCGGTCGAAGCCGTGGATCAACTGACGTTCCTCCTGTGTTCGTTGAGTCAGCTGCGGCTGGGGCGCCGGGTGCTGGCGGATTCAGCGGGAGTCCCTCGGGTCTACCTGCAGGGACTCTCCTTGGGGGACTACCGGGAGTTGGTCACCGACCCGACCCTGCGCTACGGCGCCAGCGAGCCCGCCGTGGTGCTGCGGCTGCTGCGAATGGTGGCGGCCATGGGGCAGCGCTCGCGTGAGGCCTCGGAGCGCGAGGCGACTCCGGACGTGTTGCGGTCCATCCTCGCGGCCGCCGAGCAGGCAAGCCCCGGCGCGCCCTGGCTGCCGCTGTTGCACCGGCATGCGCAGGCATTGTTGAGCGCGCTCCAGGGCGCGCCCTGGCCGCCCATCCCAGCCATCGGCTTCTGA
- a CDS encoding acyl--CoA ligase encodes MSEPLSELSGVPLAVLQRFVDRIRDLTDSETRGTRVLEQLAATWRARGLRPGEVVLLALPNGAELVAQVFGVLLARGVPALVSPASPQGRQMALVDALPARALVAMRRPAAQASRVERFELGAAEVALFPDEQPPGAEAGEMVLLTSGTSGFASGCVFDLSALFRNARRHADSVGLRAGDTVLVNLPLYFSYAMVAQVFGALVCGADLVISGPPFQPAAYVRTLSEHAVTVSALTPILVRALLQRGEAFPEGLRSLGVGGDVLSPEHVAGLLRQRPRGELYLTYGLSEAGPRVATLSAHVEPAHRFASAGLPLPGTQVSLVPRVPEGQKELYVASDTVMKRRIGVVEGEKRHSLRAPGLLATGDIFEQDDDGYLYFQGRLSDFLIKGGEKICMASIRRLATTLPGVLTARTQIVAGEEGDDYDMVLTVAEASGATDALAGEVSRLLRLAERPRRVQVVAADGATASLHK; translated from the coding sequence ATGAGCGAGCCCCTCTCGGAGTTGTCGGGTGTGCCCCTCGCGGTGCTTCAGCGCTTCGTGGATCGCATCCGCGACCTGACGGACTCCGAGACTCGGGGGACTCGCGTTCTCGAGCAGCTCGCCGCGACGTGGCGGGCGCGCGGCCTGCGCCCTGGCGAGGTCGTCCTCCTCGCGTTGCCCAACGGCGCGGAGCTGGTGGCGCAGGTGTTCGGTGTGCTGCTGGCGCGAGGTGTCCCCGCGCTGGTGTCTCCCGCGTCGCCGCAGGGCAGGCAGATGGCCTTGGTGGATGCGCTCCCCGCGCGCGCATTGGTGGCGATGCGGCGTCCGGCCGCGCAGGCCAGCCGGGTGGAGCGCTTCGAACTGGGAGCGGCCGAGGTCGCGCTGTTCCCAGATGAGCAGCCGCCCGGTGCCGAAGCGGGTGAGATGGTGCTCCTCACCTCGGGGACGTCGGGCTTCGCGAGCGGCTGTGTGTTCGACCTGTCGGCGCTGTTTCGCAACGCGCGCCGCCACGCGGACTCGGTGGGGCTTCGCGCCGGGGACACGGTGCTGGTGAACCTGCCACTCTACTTCTCCTACGCGATGGTCGCCCAGGTGTTTGGCGCGCTCGTGTGTGGCGCGGACCTGGTCATCAGCGGTCCGCCATTCCAGCCCGCCGCGTATGTGCGGACCTTGAGCGAGCACGCCGTCACGGTCTCCGCGCTGACGCCCATCCTGGTGCGCGCGCTGCTCCAGCGGGGCGAAGCCTTTCCCGAGGGCCTGCGCTCCCTGGGCGTGGGCGGAGACGTCCTCTCTCCGGAGCACGTGGCGGGGCTGCTGCGGCAGCGTCCTCGGGGCGAGCTGTATCTGACGTATGGATTGTCGGAGGCGGGGCCGCGCGTGGCGACGCTCTCGGCGCATGTGGAGCCCGCGCATCGCTTCGCTTCGGCGGGACTGCCGTTGCCAGGGACGCAGGTGTCCTTGGTTCCCCGCGTGCCGGAGGGGCAGAAGGAGTTGTACGTCGCCTCGGACACGGTGATGAAGCGCCGCATCGGCGTCGTGGAGGGAGAGAAGCGTCACTCGCTCCGCGCGCCGGGCCTGTTGGCCACGGGCGACATCTTCGAGCAGGACGACGACGGCTATCTCTACTTCCAGGGGCGGCTGTCGGACTTCCTCATCAAGGGCGGCGAGAAGATCTGCATGGCCTCCATTCGGAGGCTCGCCACCACGCTGCCAGGCGTGCTCACCGCGAGGACGCAAATCGTCGCGGGCGAGGAAGGGGATGACTACGACATGGTCCTGACGGTGGCGGAAGCCTCGGGGGCCACGGATGCGCTGGCGGGCGAAGTGTCTCGACTCTTGCGATTGGCGGAGCGACCGCGTCGCGTCCAGGTCGTTGCGGCGGATGGCGCCACGGCCTCTCTTCACAAGTAG
- a CDS encoding coronafacic acid synthetase, which translates to MSSPSVGHASIVLRGSACVSGARPNPYAARVKGTVRYADPMSWSLVMAIGEAIAPLGDDFQAWATRCSLIQVGPAGPPEAMAQVASDALRGFASPVRFPSATPSAPAGLACIVHGIRGPTLALTLPVEEAVTLALHLSSDWLSRGVVEGALIAAPLPSGVGAPTAGCVLLARGEGPAVDVARVTRALREGTALP; encoded by the coding sequence ATGAGTTCGCCATCCGTGGGACACGCCTCCATCGTGCTGCGCGGGAGCGCGTGCGTGAGTGGTGCGCGGCCGAATCCCTACGCCGCGCGAGTCAAGGGCACGGTGCGCTACGCCGACCCCATGTCCTGGTCCCTGGTGATGGCCATTGGCGAGGCCATTGCCCCGCTCGGCGATGACTTCCAGGCCTGGGCCACGCGCTGCTCGCTCATCCAGGTGGGGCCCGCGGGTCCGCCCGAGGCCATGGCCCAGGTAGCAAGCGACGCCCTGCGCGGCTTCGCCTCGCCCGTGCGCTTCCCCTCCGCGACGCCGAGCGCGCCCGCCGGATTGGCGTGCATCGTTCACGGCATTCGAGGGCCCACCCTGGCGTTGACCTTGCCGGTGGAAGAGGCGGTGACGCTGGCGCTGCACCTGTCCTCGGATTGGTTGTCGCGGGGCGTGGTGGAGGGCGCGCTCATCGCGGCGCCGCTGCCCTCGGGGGTGGGCGCTCCCACGGCGGGCTGTGTCCTCTTGGCGCGAGGAGAGGGGCCAGCGGTGGACGTGGCGCGCGTGACGCGTGCGCTCCGAGAGGGGACGGCGTTGCCATGA